In Pseudomonas oryzihabitans, the DNA window TGCTTGAGATAGGTCAGCCGCTGCGCCTCCGGAAGTGCATAGTTGCCGGAGCCATTGATCGCCTCTTTGAGCCGGCCATAGGGCTTTTCCTTGGAATCCGGCGGCAGCTTGCCAATCGAGGCGGCGGCCAGGACGATGCCCTTGACCAGATCCGGGCGATCCACCGCCAGTACCCGCGCGGGTTGGCTGCCCCAGGCGTGACCCACCACCACCGCCGGGCCGCTTTTCACCTCGTCGAGCACCTGGGCCACGTCGGCGGCGAAGTCGTGGAGCGTCAGCTCGGCCATGGGCGCCTTGCTGCCATTGACGCCCCGCGGCTCAGGGCGCAGGACCCGATAGCCATCGGCGGCAAGTTGTGCGGCGACCTCGTCGTAATCATGGGCACCCCGGCCAAGGGACGGCAGGATGACGATGACCTTGCCCTCACCCTGATCGAGGACCTGGATGCTGATATCGCCCTTCACGCTCTGAAAGCTTCGTACGGGGTCCGCCGCAAGGGCCGCCAGGCTGAGCGTCAGGGCGCCGAGCGTGAGGCAGCCGGTGGTGAAACGCTGTTTGATCATTGCATCTGTTCCTTGTTGTTTTCGGATGTCACGCAGCAGGCGTGATCCCCGAACGTGATGCAAAGCCTCACGCGGAACAAATGCTTTATCCGGATGGATTCCCATAGTGTTCCGGCATGGACAGGCACATGCCGAAACGCTATGAGGAGCCATGTCGAAAAGGTTTTGGCGGGCAAACGAAGGGCCGCCCTAAGCTGGCGCGACCCCTACAAGAACAAGGTCCGCCCTATGCCAACTCCATCCGTGCACGAGGCGCCAGGCCTCGATCCGGTCGTGCAGCGAGCCTGCCGCAAGGCCGCCTTGCGCCTGGTGCCGCTGCTGGCCCTCGCCTACTTCTTCAACTACCTCGACCGCACCAATGTCGGCTTCGCCTCCCTGACCATGAACGACGATCTGGGGCTCACCGCCGCCCAGTTCGGCTTTGCCGCCGGGATCTTCTACCTTGGCTATTGCCTGTTCGAGGTGCCCAGCAACCTGGCGCTCTATCGCTTCGGCGCCCGGCGCTGGTTGGCGCGGATCATGATCACCTGGGGGCTGTGCGCGGCGGCCACGGCCCTTGCCCAGGGTCCGACGAGCTATGCGGTGATTCGCCTCCTGGCCGGCATCGCCGAGGCAGGCTTCTTTCCCGGCGTGATCTTCTTTCTGTCGCTATGGTTTCCGGTGCAGTACCGCACCCGGGTGATGGCCTGGTTTCTCTTCGCCATCCCGCTGTCCTCGGTGCTGGGCGGCCCCCTGTCCGCCGCCATGCTCCAGCTGGACGGCCTCTGGGGCTACGCCGGCTGGCAATGGCTGCTGGTGCTGCAAGGGCTGCCGGCCTGCTTCCTGGGCGTGCTCTGCCTGAAGATGCTGGCCGATCAGCCCGCCCAGGCTGCCTGGCTCAGTGCGGAAGAACGCCAGGCCCTGCAAGGCGCGCTGGACGCCGAACAGGCCAGCAAGGGCACCCACAGCTTTCGGCAGTCGCTCAAGGACGGCCGCGTCTGGCTGCTGGCGGCCATCCTCTTCAGCTACATCATCGGCATCCTGGGCATCGGCGTCTGGCTGCCGCAGATCCTCAAGAGCCATCACCTCACCACCCTGCAGATCGGCTGGATCTCCGCGGTGCCCTACATCATCGCCAGCGGTGCCATGCTGATCTGGGCGCGGATCCTGGCCGGCAAGCGGCGCTACATCCTGCACCTTGCCCTCACCTGCGGCACGGGCGCGGCGGGCTTTCTGTTTTCGGTGGTGTTCAACGAACTGCTACCGGCCCTGATCGGACTCACCGTCGCGCTGATCGGCCTGTGCTCGGTGCGCACCTGCTTCTACAGCATTCCAGCGACCTTTCTCAGCAGACAGGCCGCGGCGGGCGGCATCGCCTTCATCAACGCCACCGGCAGCCTGGGTGGCCTGGTCGGTCCCTACGCCGTGGGTTGGCTCAAGGATGCGACCGGCTCCTTCACCGCCGGCCTGCTGGGCATGGGCTGCATGCTGTGCCTGGCCACGGCGCTGACCGGCGTGCTGGGTCTGGTAGCGCGTCGCGACCGGATCAGAAGCACGGCCATCGATTCCGCCCCTGCGCCCACCGCCGCGTGAGGAAAGCCGGATGGCGCTGAACCTGGCCCCGGCCCAGAGCCCGAAGAGCGCGACTCCTGCGCGCTCGTTGCCCACTCAGGCCGGCACCACCAGGCCCTTGTCCCGGTAGCTGTCGATGTCGATCCCGTAGGCACCCGAGGGCTTTACCGAGCGGACAATGATCAGACGATCAGCGGCATCCAGCGGATTGCGCGCCAGATCGAGCACCTGTTCCGGCCGTGGCTGCTTGTCGGCGTCAAGGACGAGCAGGACCCGCGGCTTGAGTTTGCTGCCGGCTTCGAAGCCGATGATGATCCCGACCTCCCCGGTGCTCAGTTCGACGATTTCGCCGGGTGGGTAGACGCCAATCAACTGGATGAAGGCGAGGACGACCGTTTCGTCGAATTGCGTGCCCTTGGCTTCGAAGAGAATACGCAGGGCTTCCAGGCTCGACCGCCCTTCGCTGTAGGCCCTGTCACTGGTGATGGCATCGTAGGCATCCACCACGGCGATGATCTTGGCCTTGAAGGGGATGCGCTGCGCCGGCAGCTTTCGGGGATAGCCCAAGCCATCCATGCGCTCGTGGTGGGTATAGGCGACATCGACGGCCGCGGGCGGCACCTCGCGGTTGGCCATCAGCAGCTGCCAGCCGTAGGTGGTATGGGCTTGCATGATGAGGAATTCCTCATCGGTCAAGCGACCCGGCTTGTTGAGGATCTCGTCGGGAACCTTGATCTTGCCAACGTCGTGCAGTATGCCGCACATGCCGAGCTCTTCGAGCTCCAGCGGCAACATGCCCAGTTCCTTGCCCAGGGCGATGGCATAGAGGGCTACGCGCAGGCAATGCTCCGCCGTGTATTCGTCACGGTGCTTGATGCGCGCCAACCAGAGGCTGGCTGCCGGGTGCTTGAGGACACTCTCGACGCACTCGCCGATCGCCTGGCGCACTTCGCCGACATCGAGCTCCTTGCCGAACCTGACGGCATCCAGCATACGCCTCGACACCGCCTGGGCTTCGCGCCACATGGGCTCGGCGACATTGACCGCCTCCCGATAGTCGATGGCATAGGTCTTCGCCTGGGCACCTGCCGCCTGGGCGGTCGAGAGCGGGGTCAGCGACCTGTTCTGACGCCGGTCCACCCAGACGAACTCGCAGGTTTCCTGCAGGGTGCGGATGTCCTGCACGCTCTGGATGGGAAATCCCTGGAACAGAAAGGGCGTGCCTTCCCATGGGCGATCCAGTTCGCAGACGTACATGCCCAGTTGCAGCTGGGTGACAGGTACTCTGATGCTGTATTGGGGCAGCGCCATGGTTTCTCTACGAGAGCGTCGGGTGCGGATCAATAGGTATTACAATAACCATTGATACCAAAAAGCCATCATCTATGGAAGTGAGCGGACGGCTTGAGCCGATGAGCCGGCAGAAATGAGTCGCCAGAGGCATATCATCGGATAGCCGCAGGCCAGGATGACGCACTGCTACCCAGGGTGGAGCCGGCATCTCTCACCTCCGATACCCACCGTGATGCCCGGGCCAGCCGCTTCATGGCCTACCTCCTCGCGGAACAGCAGCCCGCTTCAGGCAGTACGGCCACTCGCGCCAGACCAGGGATGCCCTCTCACGC includes these proteins:
- a CDS encoding alpha/beta fold hydrolase; its protein translation is MIKQRFTTGCLTLGALTLSLAALAADPVRSFQSVKGDISIQVLDQGEGKVIVILPSLGRGAHDYDEVAAQLAADGYRVLRPEPRGVNGSKAPMAELTLHDFAADVAQVLDEVKSGPAVVVGHAWGSQPARVLAVDRPDLVKGIVLAAASIGKLPPDSKEKPYGRLKEAINGSGNYALPEAQRLTYLKQAFFAPGNDPRPWLTGWYGQTHDAEGYARDHTPVDSYWSAGSQVPILDLQGEHDAVVIPNILKGMLGARVEHQVIANAGHAMAPEQPKAMASAIAGFAKRVYGL
- a CDS encoding MFS transporter, which translates into the protein MPTPSVHEAPGLDPVVQRACRKAALRLVPLLALAYFFNYLDRTNVGFASLTMNDDLGLTAAQFGFAAGIFYLGYCLFEVPSNLALYRFGARRWLARIMITWGLCAAATALAQGPTSYAVIRLLAGIAEAGFFPGVIFFLSLWFPVQYRTRVMAWFLFAIPLSSVLGGPLSAAMLQLDGLWGYAGWQWLLVLQGLPACFLGVLCLKMLADQPAQAAWLSAEERQALQGALDAEQASKGTHSFRQSLKDGRVWLLAAILFSYIIGILGIGVWLPQILKSHHLTTLQIGWISAVPYIIASGAMLIWARILAGKRRYILHLALTCGTGAAGFLFSVVFNELLPALIGLTVALIGLCSVRTCFYSIPATFLSRQAAAGGIAFINATGSLGGLVGPYAVGWLKDATGSFTAGLLGMGCMLCLATALTGVLGLVARRDRIRSTAIDSAPAPTAA
- a CDS encoding HD-GYP domain-containing protein, with amino-acid sequence MALPQYSIRVPVTQLQLGMYVCELDRPWEGTPFLFQGFPIQSVQDIRTLQETCEFVWVDRRQNRSLTPLSTAQAAGAQAKTYAIDYREAVNVAEPMWREAQAVSRRMLDAVRFGKELDVGEVRQAIGECVESVLKHPAASLWLARIKHRDEYTAEHCLRVALYAIALGKELGMLPLELEELGMCGILHDVGKIKVPDEILNKPGRLTDEEFLIMQAHTTYGWQLLMANREVPPAAVDVAYTHHERMDGLGYPRKLPAQRIPFKAKIIAVVDAYDAITSDRAYSEGRSSLEALRILFEAKGTQFDETVVLAFIQLIGVYPPGEIVELSTGEVGIIIGFEAGSKLKPRVLLVLDADKQPRPEQVLDLARNPLDAADRLIIVRSVKPSGAYGIDIDSYRDKGLVVPA